In Eremothecium gossypii ATCC 10895 chromosome IV, complete sequence, the genomic stretch AAAGGGCGAGGCTTCCAATTTCATGTTCGCAGCAAGCCTGGCCCCGGTCTACCCGGTTGCATCGCTGCTTAGCGTTCTCGCCCGACGTGCTGCGAACATCTAGGTACATATTTGTATAGACATGTGTGCCAGGCGTGCTTGCTGCCTGTTTGGCTCATCGGCTCCCGCATATTTTTCCGGAATCTGTTTTCCCCGCCCAGCTCTCTCAGAAGCCCAGCGATGCATACTCTCACTCAAGTACCTGCCCCAATAAAGCAGCTGTTCGACGCTCTGCCGCTGAGCCAGTACGGCCCAGTGCCCGCAACGGACGACGCCACTCTTAACGACCACGCCGTGCGTTCGTACCCGTTCCGCGGTGGGCCCACCGATAACCAGCCTACTTTCCGGCTCGGCGTCTACGCGGTGGTCGAGCACGAGTCGGGCGCTTTCCTTGCACCGGATCCATGGTGCCTGCTTGCGCAGCTGGCCGTTTGCAAACGCAACGGGCTCCTCCTTCCGACCAGCACATCGGCGCCCTCGAAGGGCAGTTGCGTCCTGCTGCTCTCGCGCTATGCGGCCGCCGACAGACAGCTGCCGCTACTGGTGGAGACCTCCTCCCGCGCACAgcgcggcgcaggcgcagtGCACGATGCCGTCGCGGCCCGCATCACAGACCCAcacgccgcgctgctcgCCACGCTGCTGAACTCTACGGTCTACGACGCCTATATGGCCACGCTGCTGTTCGAGTTGCCGGACAGCGAGCTCCTGCGGCTCTATGGGGTCAGCGCCGAACCCCCGCTGCGCGTGTTCGCCGCACGCACACTCAGACTCGCCCTGGCCTCCCGCAACTCCTTCCAGGTGCGTAATGCCAGACTCGCATCTCACGCAGGCGCTTTCCCGACGCCCGCCACAGCGCCCGCCCGTCCGCTACTGGACGTCTTGCAGGCCCGCGGCTCCCGGACCTTGCTCCAACTCCAGCAGCTGTTGCACGACGGCCAATTCTTCCCCGCGCCAGATTCCGACTGCGGCCCCGGCTATCTGGATCTCGCTGTCGCTAGCTACGTTTTCGCCATCTCGCTACTACGGAGCTCCGCCCTCCACCAATATCTAGCCAAGCACTGCCAACCCCTTTGCCGCCATGCTGCCAGGGTAATCAGCTGCTATACTTAAAGCACTCCGCCAGCGGCGCATACGTGCAGTCAGTCTGCTTATGCAGCAACGCGAATCTGAGGCGCAGGCGGGTTATCCTGCACCGCCATCAAACCAGCAAATTTCCCACGTTTCAGGATGAAACACAAAAATTTGAAACTTGGCACTGGAGCCAGCTGCACGGATATGTGCAGCGTTTATATACAACGTAGCATCAAGAACTTAAGACAGCCTGGTTCAGGAATTAGAAACATATAACAGCGAACATTCCTGTTTTGTTTCTAAAACACTGGCGATTTGCTTCTGCTTCACAGATATTAGCAGTTTCAAACGTAGCTGTCACCAGTGCGAGGTATCGAAGCAGTAGCGTCGAGAGTGCGCACGAGCCAGCGTGTATCGAGCGGGCGTAGCACAGTGCGAGCAGGGGTTGCGGAGGAGGCCGACAAGATGTCGGTGCTCAAGACAGACAACATCATGATGAAGTCCAAAACAGGGGAGCAGCGTGTAGAGCGCGCTAAGCCGGAGAACGTGGAGGAGGCACTGCGCCTGATTGAGGACCTGAAGTTCTTTCTTGCCACGGCGCCCGCGAACTGGCAGGAAAACCAGGTGATCCGACGCTACTACTTGAACAACGACGAAGGCTTTGTGTCGTGCGTGTTCTGGAACAATCTGTACTATATCACGGGGACGGACATTGTGCGATGCTGCGTGTACCGCATGCAGAAGTTCGGCCGCGAGGTTGTCGAACGCAAGAAATTCGAGGAGGGGATCTTCTCTGATCTGCGGAACCTAAAGTGTGGGGTGGACGCCACGCTGGAGATGCCCAAGTCTGAGTTTCTGTCGTTTCTGTACAAGAATCTGTGTCTGAAGACGCAGAAGAAGCAAAAGGTATTCTTCTGGTTCAGCGTACCGCACGACAAGCTGTTTGCGGACGCTCTGGAGCGAGATTTGCGCCGCGAGGTGGCCGGCCAGCCGTCTACCACCCGCGCCATAGCGGAGCCTGCGCTGACCTTTCGATACGACGACCAGTCTGGAACGTCGCTCTACGATCAGGTCGTACAGCATGTGGATACAAAGAGGATAGATATATACTCTGGGCCGTCAAGCGTTAGTCATGTGGGGCCCGATATGatggaggacgaggacgatgaGGATGAGGCAGATGAATATGATGATGATAAAGACGACATACCCGTGGACATGCAGCAGAAGACGAGAACGAAGCTGTCCCACTCGCCGGATCTCACCGGTGACCTTACGACGGCAGAAGTCGACCTCTCGAGCGGTATGGGCGTAGAGGCGGAGGCGTCGACCGCGGCAACGAACTACTCGCCGCAAGAGCTCGTGATCGAGGCGGTCGACGTCGATAATCCCGAGTACGCGATGGGGGGGAACATCAATCCAGCCGACCTGCTAGCAAAAGAAGACGACGATTTTCCGTTGGACTACTTTCCCCTTGAAATTGAATACCCGCGgcaggagcagcagccAAACCGACTATCTACGAACCAGCTTCTCTACGATACAGAACTCGACGCTTTCCCCGCCGTGCCACACACAGCAGCCCTGTATGAGCCGCCGTTTGTGCATGGTGATATCTCAACGAAGGTCCTGTATGGCGCCATACCGCCTACTTCTACTGCTGCACCTACACCCATAGCGCCTTCTTTGCAGGCAACTATCCCTCCGCCGCCATTGTCTGTGACTAGGACACACTTTATGACCAATGGTGAGTACTATGCAACTGCGAAACCTAAGGATAGCAAGGCGCGTGACACTGATGACGATCCCAGCAACGAGGATCAGGATTCCGATAACGTCAACGAACCGATAGAAGAACATGTTCCGATTTCAAATAATCCCAGAAATAGTAGTGGGATGGGTGCTTTTCCGCCGCAAGATGCATACCTCGGCTACCAAGGCGTACCGCCAGCTGCCATGTATCCATATGTTATGCCAGATGTTTTCTACAATAATACATATCCAGGCGGCGATGAGTTGTATGAACAATGGATGCATATGCAGTTTGGTCAACCACAGCAGAATGATCTGTTCATGCCCCCGCAAGCGCCATTTATGGGGCGCTCTTTCACTCCAATATACCGTACCACACCAACAAATCCATACATGGCCATTTCTCCATATCAGTCAAAGCCTCCTACGTCTTCTACTGCAAAAAACTTTCCATTTTATCAGGGATATTATGGTCGACGGGGAAATATGCACTCATACCTACGCGGATTCCCCTCGATCCAAGCCACACAGCCTTCTTCTGCCACGCGCATGCACTTTGTTAAGCACAACAGGGTAGGCACTCAAAATGCGGCTGCATCTGCTTCAGGAATAGCATCATCGGGCAAGTCTTCGCACATGTTAACCAAAAAAAAGGTTGTGAAGCCGCGATCTCAACACATGAAAAATACCGGGAAAATGAGGCGGGCAGAACAAGGCACGAGTGCTCATCTTGTATCAAATCCGAATGTTATTAGTGACGCTGTGCGCTCAACTAACCAGACGGAAGAGCAATCCATCGAGGGTGCTGACACAGGCTCGCCAGTAAACTTCCAGAATGTCATGCCGGGGCCATAATCCTTCATAATCTTCATTAATCCCGATGCATTCAGTTCCAATAATACATTTATTTCTGTACCTGGCTGACATTTACCCGCATCCTAATCCCGGCATAGTGTTTTGGTCTCTTATTTTGCATTCGCTGGTATCCTTGTCGAATGTTGCATTGTAGAATACGGCTGTTGTATGTATAAGCTCTTATGACGTCAACGAAAGCTGCTACTTTAAATAAAATGAACATTTCGAGCAAGTTCACTCATCGGACACTGCGCGCTAGTATCCATTAACAAAGTCACTGAGATCAAAGGACACTGCACATCAGTGCATCTTTTAATTTAAAAATACGTGCTTCCAAATAGGCCCTCTTCTAGATGTATGATTTGGAACATAATTAATAATGTACCTAAAACACTACCCCCAAAGGTAAACGACATTTATATAGGGATCTTTAAAATATTCAGCTGCATGAATAA encodes the following:
- the SAM35 gene encoding SAM complex subunit SAM35 (Syntenic homolog of Saccharomyces cerevisiae YHR083W (SAM35)); its protein translation is MHTLTQVPAPIKQLFDALPLSQYGPVPATDDATLNDHAVRSYPFRGGPTDNQPTFRLGVYAVVEHESGAFLAPDPWCLLAQLAVCKRNGLLLPTSTSAPSKGSCVLLLSRYAAADRQLPLLVETSSRAQRGAGAVHDAVAARITDPHAALLATLLNSTVYDAYMATLLFELPDSELLRLYGVSAEPPLRVFAARTLRLALASRNSFQVRNARLASHAGAFPTPATAPARPLLDVLQARGSRTLLQLQQLLHDGQFFPAPDSDCGPGYLDLAVASYVFAISLLRSSALHQYLAKHCQPLCRHAARVISCYT
- the STE12 gene encoding homeodomain family transcription factor STE12 (Syntenic homolog of Saccharomyces cerevisiae YHR084W (STE12)): MSVLKTDNIMMKSKTGEQRVERAKPENVEEALRLIEDLKFFLATAPANWQENQVIRRYYLNNDEGFVSCVFWNNLYYITGTDIVRCCVYRMQKFGREVVERKKFEEGIFSDLRNLKCGVDATLEMPKSEFLSFLYKNLCLKTQKKQKVFFWFSVPHDKLFADALERDLRREVAGQPSTTRAIAEPALTFRYDDQSGTSLYDQVVQHVDTKRIDIYSGPSSVSHVGPDMMEDEDDEDEADEYDDDKDDIPVDMQQKTRTKLSHSPDLTGDLTTAEVDLSSGMGVEAEASTAATNYSPQELVIEAVDVDNPEYAMGGNINPADLLAKEDDDFPLDYFPLEIEYPRQEQQPNRLSTNQLLYDTELDAFPAVPHTAALYEPPFVHGDISTKVLYGAIPPTSTAAPTPIAPSLQATIPPPPLSVTRTHFMTNGEYYATAKPKDSKARDTDDDPSNEDQDSDNVNEPIEEHVPISNNPRNSSGMGAFPPQDAYLGYQGVPPAAMYPYVMPDVFYNNTYPGGDELYEQWMHMQFGQPQQNDLFMPPQAPFMGRSFTPIYRTTPTNPYMAISPYQSKPPTSSTAKNFPFYQGYYGRRGNMHSYLRGFPSIQATQPSSATRMHFVKHNRVGTQNAAASASGIASSGKSSHMLTKKKVVKPRSQHMKNTGKMRRAEQGTSAHLVSNPNVISDAVRSTNQTEEQSIEGADTGSPVNFQNVMPGP